GCACGACGGGATCGGAGACGTACGCCAGCGGTGTGTTGCCGACGGCGAGGGAAAGCGACGAGGACGCGATGAGTGGCGCGTCCTGCGGACGCGTGACGGTGTTGTGCGAAGACATGTGGTTTTCCCCGAAGTGAAGGACGCGGGCATGACGGATCGGCCGTTACTCCCGGCGGGAGCGACGGCGGTCACGGCAGCCGCCTATATGCGCATCACATGGAGAATCACCGGTGAGAATTCCGGCGCCGCGCCGGGGAGAGACATCCGTCCGGCGTATCGGACCATCTGCCGTGGCCGGGCCTCGGTGGAGGTCCCGGGGGCCGCGAACGACGGCGACCCGGCGGATCCGGTGGCCGAGCAGGTCTGCTCCGTACCGTGGTGATGTCCTGGTGGCAGCGTGCGGTGGCCGCACCCGGCGCCTTGGGACACCGAAGGGCTCACCGGCACGTCGTGGGCCGCGTGTGCCGCCGCCTCCGACATGATCAGCGCCGCGCACGCGCCGCCGTTGGCGAACACCACGTTGGCGATGACGGCGAACGCGAGCACCGCGCCGAGCAGAACCCGGCCCGCGCCTGCCGCGCGCGACCGGGGAAAGCGGGTCTGTGGTGTCGTGGACATCACAGTGAATGCTCCCCTTGGCGGTGGCGGACGCGCCGGACCTGCGATGAATCATTACGTAAAGAAAGGAACACGCGGACACCGGCGGCCGTGCACAGGAGAACGCCACGCCGGTATCGGCGGACGTACCACATTCACGAAACCCGGTCACGCAGACTGGAAATCCCGGGAACCGGAATTCACCGATGCTCGTGGAGGGTTTCGATGACCTTGTCCAGACGGGCCGTGGTCGCGGGACTCGGCGCGTTGGCGACCGGCCGGCCGGTGGGCCCGCCGGTCCCCGCACCTCCCGCACCCCCGGCGCCGCCGCGCGGCGTCACCCCCGAGCGGCTGGCCGAGGACGAGTCGTACTGGGGGGCCGTGGCCCGGCGGTTCGACGTCGAGGAGGAGTTCCTCAACCTGGAGAACGGCTACTACGGCGTCATGCCGGAACCGGTACGGCTGGCCTACCACCGCAACGTCGACCGCCTCAACCGGCAGAACTCCTACCTGCTGCGCACGTCGTACCGAGCGGAGGCCGACGAGGTGCGCCGGCGCGTCGCCGAGGTGCTCGGCGCCGCACCCGAGGAGATCGCGCTGACCCGTGGCGGCACGGAAGCCCTGCAGTACCTGATCACCGGCTACAACCGCCTGCGTCCAGGCGACACCGTGACGTACGCCGACCTGGACTACCACAGCGCGCAGTACGCCATGAACTGGCTCCAGGAACGCCGAGGCGTGCGCGTGCGCCGCGTCACCATCCCCGAACCCGCCACGCGCCAGGCCGTCCTCGACACCTACGACCAGGCACTGCGCACCGACCCCGCGCCGAGACTCCTCCTGCTCAGCCACATGAACAACCGCACCGGCCTCGTGACCCCGGTCCGCGACATCGTCGCCATGGCCCGCGCCAGGAACACCGACGTCATCGTCGACGCCGCGCACTCCTTCGGCCACCTCGACTTCACCGTCGACGACCTCGACGCCGACTTCGGTGTCTTCTCCCTGCACAAATGGATCGGCGCGCCGCTCGGCTCCGGTTTCCTCCACATCCGCCGCCACCGCCTCCCCGACATCGACGTGGCCTACGCCGACGAGACCTTCCCCCGCGACGACATCCGTTCCCGCGTCCACTCCGGCACCATGGACGTCGCCCCCATCCTCACCACCGGCGCCGCACTCGACTTCCACACCACCCTCGGCGCGGCCAACAAGCAGGC
The window above is part of the Sphaerisporangium rubeum genome. Proteins encoded here:
- a CDS encoding aminotransferase class V-fold PLP-dependent enzyme; translation: MTLSRRAVVAGLGALATGRPVGPPVPAPPAPPAPPRGVTPERLAEDESYWGAVARRFDVEEEFLNLENGYYGVMPEPVRLAYHRNVDRLNRQNSYLLRTSYRAEADEVRRRVAEVLGAAPEEIALTRGGTEALQYLITGYNRLRPGDTVTYADLDYHSAQYAMNWLQERRGVRVRRVTIPEPATRQAVLDTYDQALRTDPAPRLLLLSHMNNRTGLVTPVRDIVAMARARNTDVIVDAAHSFGHLDFTVDDLDADFGVFSLHKWIGAPLGSGFLHIRRHRLPDIDVAYADETFPRDDIRSRVHSGTMDVAPILTTGAALDFHTTLGAANKQARLRHLRDLWVTRAHAIGGIEILTPDDPAMYGAITAFRLTGRTTKADNTAVTDHLLTHHQIFTVQRGGLTGGDCVRVTPALFTSRTDMDRLATALRDVTRRIPPLRRTR